The genomic interval GAGGCCCTTCACCTCGATGGCCAGCTTCGCCTGTGCCTTGCCGCCCGCGTTGCTCATGGCCTCTCACCATAGTGTGGCCCCTGGCGCTTCGCTTCCTCGAAGCGTCGGGAAGAGGCCGCGCCGCTCGACGTCCGGCGCGCCGCCCACCCTCCGCGCGCACTCGGAGGGCTGGCGGCGCGGCGAGCCGTCCTCAACGCGCTCGGCGCCTCACGGGGGGCCAAGGGCCACCACCACGAGACGCCGAGGGTTCACACGGGATTCCGCGGGTCAGGACGCCGTAGTCGCGCACCGCGCGATGATGGTGCGCAGCTGCGACTGCACGCCGGAGAGCGCGCTGCGCAGCCGGGCGTGGCGCAATGAGCCGGCCAGGGCATTGGAGAGCGCCTGGAGCACGGAGACCTCGGCGGGGGGCCAGATGCGCTCGGTCTGGCAGTCGTCGAAGCCCACGAAACCCCACCACTCGCCGCCCAGGGTGATGGGGCAGACCAGCAGCGAGCGGATGTCCTGCGCCTCCAACAACTCCCGGGCGGGCGACGTGAAGTCCCTCGGGCGGCCCATCACCACCTTGCCCGTGGACAGCGGCGGCACCCACGACGGGAGCACGTCCTCGTAGGGCACGTTCTGCAGCTCCGGGTTGTCCAACTGCGCGGACGTGGACGCCGCGGTCCACTCATACCGCTGGCTGCAGAGGACCTTCCCGTCGGGGCCGGTGCTGTTCTCGAAGATGTAGACGCGGTCGACGCCAAGCGCCGCGCCCACTCTTCCAAGGGCCTCCGTGACGTTCGAGGGTTCGAACCCCTTGTCCAATAGCAACTGCGATACCTGCATGATGGTAGCGAACGCCTTCGAGGCCATGAGGGGGGAGCTCCAGGTGTCGAGTCGGGGGGCCTGTCGCGCTGGGGGGAGCGCGAGGCGAGCGTCGCATGTTCTTGGACCCTCGGGTCAAGCCTCTCTTCCGGGCCTTCCGGGTCGAGCGTGACACTCCAGCTCCACGGTACGGCGTTCCTCCATGCGCACACCTTTGCACAGCCGTTGAAGCAGTTGTTTCACGGGGTGACACTCGACATGAAATCCATTGAGACGCGGAGTCCCAGGCACGGTGTGTCGTCCGCTCGAAAGCGTGAGTGCAACACGATTGCACCAGTGTCAGAGGACTGGGTTAGCGTGCGCGCTGTTTCATTCAGCCCCATTTCTCAAAGGAGTCATTCATGAAGTTGGGAGTGTGGATCACCCTCGTGGGTGCATCGATGCTGGCCTTCGCCGCGTGTGGAGGTGTCTCGGCGGATGCACCGGCGCAAGACACGGCGCGCGCCGAGTCCGAGTTGACGCAGTGTCCCTGTGGCGGCGTCGAGCCGGCCTGCCAGCCCTGCGCCTATATCTGTGGTGACAACTTCTGTGACACCGCGAATGGCGAGAGCATCAACACGTGTCCCGAGGACTGCGCCCCCACGCCGTACTGCGGCGACGGTGCCTGCAATGGCGCTGAGTCGTACGGGTCGTGCCCGGGGGATTGTCCCTTCTTCGGATGCGGCGATGGTGTCTGCAATAACGGCGAGACGAATGTGTCATGCGCGTCGGATTGCAACGGCCCCACGTGCGGCGACCGCCTGTGTGAGACGCACGAGGTGGGGTGGTGCGTGACCGACTGCCGTCCGCCCTCGTGCGACACGTGCCCTCAGGAGCCGTGGCCCTGAGTCCCAGGAAGGGCCGCTCCTGAGCACGCAGGCAGAGCGCTCAGGCGCGGCGTGAAATTTCCGCGGACGAGCGGGTGTGGGGGCCTCGGGATGCGCCTCCACCCCGCAACCCGCGAGCACCGATGAACGCTCCTGGCCGTCATGACGTCCCGCGGTCTTCCGCGCCCTCCGTGAATCATCTCGGCCCCACCGCGAGGTCCATGAGCGAGGCCGGAACGTGGCCCGCCCCTGCCCGTCGTGTGATGCGCCTGTGAGTGCGCAAGGCGCACTCCCCGGGGAGAAAGTTGTCTGTGCGTACTGCCAGGCGACCTTCCTGATGGCGTAGAGAGAGGGCTCTCTGTGTAACCCGTGCAATCAATCGTCGTAGGGTGCCGTAGAGGCCTCGTGGTCGAGGGTGTCGAAGAGACCTCGGGCTTGGACGTGGAATCCTGTTTTCGGGAGGGTCGATGAAGAAAGTACTCGGAGCGGTAACAGCCGCCGCGTTGATGGGATGCGCGGCTTCACAGGAAGCCCAGCTACCCACGCCCCCGCAGGCCGCGGAGCCGGCGAAGGTGGAGGCCCCGGTCGCCGCGGCGCGGCCCAAACTCCAGGTGCCGGTGGACTACTACAAGCTCGACAACGGCTTGAAGGTGGTGCTCTCGCGCGACACCACGACGCCGAAGGTGG from Myxococcus stipitatus carries:
- a CDS encoding GAF domain-containing protein yields the protein MASKAFATIMQVSQLLLDKGFEPSNVTEALGRVGAALGVDRVYIFENSTGPDGKVLCSQRYEWTAASTSAQLDNPELQNVPYEDVLPSWVPPLSTGKVVMGRPRDFTSPARELLEAQDIRSLLVCPITLGGEWWGFVGFDDCQTERIWPPAEVSVLQALSNALAGSLRHARLRSALSGVQSQLRTIIARCATTAS
- a CDS encoding tenascin-X, with translation MKLGVWITLVGASMLAFAACGGVSADAPAQDTARAESELTQCPCGGVEPACQPCAYICGDNFCDTANGESINTCPEDCAPTPYCGDGACNGAESYGSCPGDCPFFGCGDGVCNNGETNVSCASDCNGPTCGDRLCETHEVGWCVTDCRPPSCDTCPQEPWP